The Deltaproteobacteria bacterium genome window below encodes:
- a CDS encoding FUN14 domain-containing protein, with protein sequence MDVSQLLGGQIATLGFGGIAGLTVGYAAKKVTKMAALALGLAFILVQVLSYQGLISVNWGAVQETAHGVWSDPQGVTLADRAWAVISANLPFGGGFVAGFALGFKLG encoded by the coding sequence ATGGACGTGAGCCAACTGCTTGGCGGACAGATTGCCACACTCGGCTTTGGCGGCATCGCCGGACTGACCGTGGGCTATGCGGCGAAAAAGGTAACCAAGATGGCCGCGCTGGCGCTCGGCCTCGCATTCATCCTGGTCCAGGTGCTGTCTTATCAGGGGCTGATCAGCGTCAACTGGGGCGCGGTGCAAGAGACCGCACACGGGGTCTGGAGCGATCCGCAGGGGGTAACGCTTGCCGACCGCGCCTGGGCCGTCATCAGCGCCAACCTGCCGTTCGGCGGCGGCTTCGTCGCCGGCTTCGCCCTCGGCTTCAAACTCGGCTAG
- the tesB gene encoding acyl-CoA thioesterase II, with translation MSTALQNLITLLDLEELEVNIFRGLSPKEDRQRVFGGQVAGQALVAAGRTVSEGWVHSLHAYFLRPGDPKIPILYEVDRIRDGRSFATRRVVAIQHGRAIFHLSASFHRHEPGLDHQAAMPEAPAPEGLPTLRARMEPYREQLGPWVDRERPIDIRLCEPVDRPPESWRSPQALVWLRADGLLPDDPMLHACVVTYASDMTLLDTTLRPHGLMWAPDRKIMMASLDHTMWFHRPFRADQWLLYVQESPSAAGARGLATGNIFSHDGRLVVTVVQEGLIRQLE, from the coding sequence GTGTCCACGGCATTGCAGAACTTGATTACCCTGCTCGACCTCGAAGAACTCGAAGTGAACATCTTTCGCGGCCTGAGCCCTAAAGAGGATCGCCAGCGGGTTTTCGGCGGGCAGGTGGCGGGCCAGGCGCTGGTTGCCGCCGGGCGCACGGTCAGCGAGGGCTGGGTGCACTCGTTGCACGCCTACTTCTTGCGCCCGGGGGATCCCAAGATTCCGATTCTCTACGAGGTCGACCGCATTCGTGACGGCCGCTCGTTCGCCACTCGCCGCGTGGTCGCGATTCAGCACGGCCGCGCCATCTTCCATCTGTCGGCCTCGTTTCATCGGCACGAGCCGGGCTTGGATCACCAGGCGGCAATGCCCGAGGCACCGGCGCCGGAAGGTCTGCCGACACTGCGCGCGCGGATGGAGCCGTATCGCGAGCAGCTGGGCCCGTGGGTGGATCGCGAACGACCGATCGACATCCGGCTATGCGAGCCGGTCGATCGCCCGCCGGAGAGTTGGCGCAGCCCGCAGGCGCTGGTGTGGCTGCGCGCCGATGGCCTCCTGCCGGACGACCCCATGCTGCACGCCTGCGTTGTCACCTATGCCTCGGACATGACCTTGCTCGACACCACCCTGCGGCCGCACGGCCTGATGTGGGCGCCCGACCGCAAGATCATGATGGCCAGCCTCGATCACACGATGTGGTTTCACCGGCCCTTTCGCGCCGACCAGTGGCTGCTCTACGTCCAAGAAAGCCCGTCCGCCGCTGGCGCCCGCGGCCTGGCCACCGGCAACATCTTCAGCCACGACGGCCGCCTGGTGGTCACGGTGGTGCAAGAGGGACTGATCCGGCAGCTGGAGTAA
- a CDS encoding undecaprenyl-diphosphate phosphatase — protein MIVLKALALGIVEGITEFLPISSTGHLIVASALVDYPEPARATFEIFIQLGAILAVVWLYLEHLTGLARRAPADGAARALIGKVLLAFLPAAGAGFLMHRVIEDHLFSPVFVALTLIAGGLLIVGIERRTWPFEVQTLEAMSWVHAFWIGVAQMLSLLPGVSRAGATIIGGMIAGMNRPAATQFSFYLSIPTLCAASLYSLFKARHLLSTSDALPLAVGFVASFVSALIVVRAFIGYVQRHDFTGFGYYRIAVGLLILAFFR, from the coding sequence ATGATCGTACTCAAGGCCCTGGCTCTTGGCATCGTCGAAGGCATCACCGAATTCCTGCCGATTTCGTCCACCGGCCACCTGATTGTGGCTTCGGCCCTGGTCGACTACCCCGAGCCGGCGCGCGCCACCTTCGAGATCTTCATCCAGCTCGGTGCGATCCTGGCGGTGGTGTGGCTCTACCTCGAACATCTCACCGGCCTGGCCCGGCGCGCGCCCGCCGATGGCGCGGCGCGGGCATTGATCGGCAAGGTGTTGCTGGCCTTCTTGCCGGCGGCCGGTGCCGGCTTTCTAATGCACCGCGTGATCGAGGACCACCTCTTCAGCCCGGTCTTCGTCGCCCTCACGCTGATAGCGGGTGGCCTGCTGATCGTCGGGATCGAGCGGCGAACCTGGCCGTTCGAGGTGCAAACGCTCGAGGCTATGAGCTGGGTGCACGCCTTCTGGATCGGCGTGGCCCAGATGCTGTCGCTCTTGCCCGGGGTGTCACGCGCCGGGGCCACCATCATCGGCGGCATGATCGCCGGCATGAACCGGCCGGCAGCGACGCAGTTCTCCTTCTACCTCTCGATCCCGACCCTGTGTGCGGCGAGCCTGTACAGCCTCTTCAAGGCCCGACATCTCTTATCTACGAGTGACGCCTTACCGCTTGCGGTTGGCTTCGTGGCCTCGTTCGTGTCCGCCCTGATAGTCGTGCGGGCGTTCATCGGTTACGTCCAGCGCCATGACTTCACCGGCTTCGGCTACTATCGCATCGCGGTCGGGCTCCTCATCCTGGCGTTCTTTCGCTAG
- a CDS encoding HAD-IA family hydrolase, giving the protein MRTLKAVSFDVGWTLTYPIESMWEIYARLCTESGVPTTAADCEQLVRSLWSSGQEQAHERFRNGASYSDSDAEFAGLFVQMSHMIFGRAGLGERLAELSQRFFEAFWNEGTWQLFPDTIEVLRELRARGLRVGVLSNAPSNLRDMLEHFGLLPHLDFAVISAIEGVKKPDRRIFERVLERAGVAPHEVLHVGDMFLEDVAGAGAAGIHSLLIERGERSLFPSFPESAGRSLPPGAVVRTLRDVVRAIDEQG; this is encoded by the coding sequence ATGCGCACGTTGAAAGCGGTTTCGTTCGATGTCGGCTGGACGCTGACCTATCCGATCGAGTCGATGTGGGAGATTTACGCCCGGTTGTGCACCGAAAGCGGCGTCCCGACCACCGCTGCGGACTGCGAGCAGCTGGTGCGCAGCCTGTGGAGCAGCGGCCAGGAGCAGGCCCACGAGCGCTTCCGCAACGGGGCGAGCTACAGCGATTCGGACGCCGAGTTCGCCGGCTTGTTCGTGCAGATGTCGCACATGATCTTCGGCCGCGCCGGGCTGGGCGAGCGTCTGGCCGAGCTGTCGCAGCGCTTCTTCGAGGCGTTTTGGAACGAAGGCACTTGGCAACTCTTCCCTGACACTATCGAGGTACTGCGGGAGCTGCGAGCGCGCGGGCTGCGGGTGGGGGTGTTATCGAACGCGCCGTCCAACTTACGCGACATGCTGGAGCATTTCGGCCTCCTCCCCCACCTCGACTTCGCCGTGATCTCGGCGATCGAAGGCGTCAAGAAGCCCGATCGGCGCATCTTCGAGCGCGTACTCGAACGCGCGGGCGTGGCCCCGCACGAAGTTCTGCACGTCGGCGACATGTTTCTCGAAGACGTCGCCGGTGCCGGCGCCGCCGGCATACACAGCTTGTTGATCGAGCGCGGCGAGCGCTCACTCTTCCCCAGCTTTCCCGAGTCGGCCGGCCGCAGCCTGCCGCCGGGCGCCGTCGTGCGCACCCTGCGCGACGTCGTCCGGGCGATCGACGAGCAAGGCTAG
- a CDS encoding DUF4215 domain-containing protein, with the protein MDTPIETPTATPTDTPTMTPTNAPTQTLTSTPTATPTSTPTAPPQCGNGVVEAGEQCDDGNTTPGDCCSATCQFEPLSTTCEADGDLCTVDHCDGLGQCVKQTDVVCPPCQTCDPQSGCAGDICTATATPSLIPTITTTPTRTPVPVCGNGIQEGGEQCDDGNFVNGDGCEASCTISPENTGGTVPAGGTVSTDSEGDGATPLDPIETSVTTPDGGTVSIDEAPAAGGPPSGYELVGHQVTVTAPPATADTPLVLVFQIDASLLPPGVDPSSIDVFKDGVLVATCTGSSGVASPDPCVSDRSLLGDGDVEITVLTSAASVWLFALPLPSACGDGTLDTGEQCDDGNLTNNDGCAANCRYELIPGNGVGSAFTDKRACLIEWSVVNPNNTPALDRRGRPNYTQTCRNNDPTCDFGSDANACEFKVVVCLNNSDPNLPTCLAAGVADAVRVILPSPFLDAVNNASLKAALQNLRDWSTGTSGLRPPVEDTTTGLCSAPFAIRVPLRQRGSWTGAGRVSPVTLSRSYINSPSPYPLRDSDRLSLVCAP; encoded by the coding sequence ATGGATACTCCAATTGAGACACCCACCGCCACGCCGACGGACACGCCGACGATGACACCGACGAACGCGCCGACGCAGACACTGACGTCGACGCCGACGGCCACCCCAACCAGCACTCCCACAGCGCCCCCGCAGTGCGGCAACGGTGTTGTCGAAGCCGGCGAGCAGTGCGACGACGGCAACACCACCCCCGGCGACTGCTGCTCCGCCACCTGCCAGTTCGAGCCGCTGAGCACCACGTGCGAGGCCGACGGCGATCTGTGCACCGTCGACCACTGCGACGGACTGGGCCAGTGCGTGAAGCAGACCGATGTGGTCTGTCCGCCCTGTCAGACGTGTGATCCGCAGTCGGGCTGCGCCGGCGACATCTGCACGGCGACGGCGACGCCGTCGCTGATTCCAACAATCACCACGACACCCACGCGGACGCCCGTCCCGGTCTGCGGCAATGGAATTCAGGAAGGCGGCGAGCAGTGCGACGACGGCAACTTCGTGAACGGCGACGGCTGCGAGGCGAGCTGCACCATCAGTCCCGAAAACACCGGGGGGACTGTTCCGGCCGGTGGAACCGTGTCGACGGACAGCGAAGGCGATGGTGCCACCCCGCTGGACCCCATAGAGACCAGCGTGACGACTCCGGACGGAGGGACAGTGTCGATCGACGAGGCTCCCGCCGCTGGCGGACCGCCAAGCGGCTACGAGTTGGTCGGCCATCAGGTCACGGTGACTGCGCCGCCCGCTACAGCCGACACTCCGCTCGTGCTCGTCTTCCAAATCGACGCCTCCCTGCTACCACCTGGCGTCGATCCGAGCAGCATCGATGTGTTCAAAGATGGGGTACTCGTGGCCACCTGCACCGGTTCCAGTGGTGTTGCATCGCCCGACCCATGTGTATCGGACCGGAGCCTATTGGGTGACGGCGATGTGGAAATCACAGTGCTGACATCAGCCGCTAGCGTCTGGCTGTTCGCTCTTCCCCTCCCGTCGGCTTGCGGGGACGGTACGCTCGACACCGGCGAGCAGTGCGATGACGGCAATCTCACCAACAACGACGGCTGCGCCGCCAACTGCCGCTACGAGCTGATCCCCGGCAACGGTGTCGGAAGCGCCTTCACCGACAAGCGCGCCTGCCTCATCGAGTGGTCAGTGGTGAATCCCAACAACACCCCGGCGCTAGATCGCCGCGGCCGGCCCAATTACACCCAGACCTGCCGCAACAACGACCCCACCTGTGACTTCGGCAGTGATGCCAACGCCTGCGAGTTCAAGGTGGTAGTGTGCCTGAACAACTCAGATCCCAATCTGCCCACCTGTCTCGCCGCTGGCGTAGCCGACGCCGTGCGCGTGATACTGCCAAGTCCATTTCTGGATGCGGTCAACAACGCCAGCTTGAAAGCGGCGCTGCAGAACTTGCGCGACTGGAGCACGGGGACGAGCGGGCTGCGCCCACCGGTAGAAGATACTACCACCGGCCTATGCTCGGCACCCTTCGCCATCCGAGTGCCGTTGCGACAACGGGGCAGCTGGACCGGTGCGGGCCGCGTGAGCCCGGTGACACTGAGCAGGTCGTACATAAACTCTCCATCGCCGTACCCACTGCGCGATAGCGACAGACTCAGCCTGGTCTGCGCGCCGTGA